Within Protaetiibacter intestinalis, the genomic segment GGGTCTCGGTGTCGATCTCGGGGGCCGCCGCGTTCTCGACGCTGCGCTGCAGCTGCCACTGGCCGAGGGCCGCGAACCCGGACGCCACGGCGAGCGCGAGCACGAGCGCCGCGATCCAGCGGGGTCGCCGGGCCACGGAGAAGAACTGGGCCGCCGTGGGGCGCGGCGAACGGTCGGTGTCGTCGGTCATGTCAGTATTCGGGGTCGACCTCGCGCTCGCGACGCTCGTCCTCGAGGAGGCGGTCGGACTGGCTGCGGGCCTGGGCGGCGAGGCGCGCCTCGCGCTCGAGCGCGGAGGCGACATCCGGCGCGGTGTCCTCGAGCGCCGGCTCGGGCTCGACGGGCACGGGTTCCGGCTCGGCCTCCGCCTCGGTCGGCAGCTCGCCCGCCATCGCCGCCTCGGCGAGCGCGAGCGCGCGGTCCCGCTCGAGGTCGAGCTCGTGCGGCACCTCGACGGCCTTCCGCCGACGCCGGAACAGCGCGCCGATGCGCTCCGAGTTGACGGCGAACACCGGTCCGACGATCGCCATGACGAGCACGTAGAGACCCGCGAACGGCGTGAGCCGCGCGTCGAGCCCGCCCGCGGCCGCGAGCGTCGCGAGGATGAGGGCGAACTCGCCGCGGTTCACGAGGATGACGGCCGTGTTGAGACCCGCCTGCGGCCCGAATCCGTTCAGCCAGGCGACGAACTGCCCCGCGCCGATGTTGAGCACGATCGTCATGAGGATCGCCCCGGCGACCGGCAGCAGCACCTCGCCGAAGGTCGAGGGGTCGAGCGCGAGCCCGAAGTTGAGGAAGAAGAACGCGCCGAAGACGTCGCGCAGCGGCGTCGCGAAGGCCTCGATGCGCGCCCGGAACCGGGTCGCACCGAGGGCGAGGCCGATGAGGAACGCGCCGATCGCATCCGTCACCCCGAGCAGCTCGCCGATGCCGCCGAAGGCGACCGCGAGGGCGAAGATCAGGATGGTGAAGAGCTCGTCGTCCTTCGTCTGCACGAGCCGCGACACGATCCGCCCGCCCCAGCGCGCGACCGTGAACATCACGACGAGGAAGGCGAACGCGATCGCGAGCTTCAGCACGAC encodes:
- a CDS encoding cation:proton antiporter; its protein translation is MHLGEELLVLGILFLIAYALGRLGKLIGLPSIPIYMLVGLLASPHFHLFPLHIESSYVELIAIFGLLFLLFNLGLEFDQDEFFGNAGKLLLSGGSYVLINMGVGFAFGFMVGWGTREALVIAGMTATSSSAIVTKLLIELRRLANPETPMILGVTVVEDIFIAIYLAIVSVVISGETDFWAVVLKLAIAFAFLVVMFTVARWGGRIVSRLVQTKDDELFTILIFALAVAFGGIGELLGVTDAIGAFLIGLALGATRFRARIEAFATPLRDVFGAFFFLNFGLALDPSTFGEVLLPVAGAILMTIVLNIGAGQFVAWLNGFGPQAGLNTAVILVNRGEFALILATLAAAGGLDARLTPFAGLYVLVMAIVGPVFAVNSERIGALFRRRRKAVEVPHELDLERDRALALAEAAMAGELPTEAEAEPEPVPVEPEPALEDTAPDVASALEREARLAAQARSQSDRLLEDERREREVDPEY